The following is a genomic window from bacterium.
CCGAAATCATCAGAGACAGACCGGGAGCCTGTCCGATCTGCGGTATGGCGCTCGAACCAGTTGTGGTCACGCTGGAAGAAGAAACGAATCCGGAACTCTTGGACATGACAAAAAGGTTCTGGTACAGCCTGTTTCTAACGCTCCCCGTTTTTCTGATCGGGATGTCAGAAATGTTACCGGGACGGCCATTGCATGCTGCTGTCTCGCCAGGATTATTGACCCTACTTCAGCTAATTCTTACAACTCCCGTCGTTTTGTGGGGTGGCTTTCCTTTCTTTGTTCGTGGATGGCAATCAATCGTTCATCGTAGCCCCAATATGTTTACTTTGATTGCAATGGGGACTGCAACTGCATATTTGTACAGTCTGTTCGCAACGCTCTTTCCTGATCTTATTCCTCATTCGCTTCAGGACCATTCCGGACAAGCTCCCGTTTACTTTGAAGCCGCGGCTGTTATTACAACTCTGGTGTTGCTCGGTCAGGTGTTGGAATTGCGCGCCCGAAGCAAAACAACCGGCGCCATCAAAGCGCTGCTGGGCCTGGCTCCAAAAACTGCAAGAATCCTTAGCACGGATGGCAAAGAAGAAGACGTCTTGCTCGAACATATTCAAAAAGGAGACGTGCTGCGTGTGCGTCCGGGGGAACACATTCCGGTGGATGGAGTTGTTTTGCAAGGAAGCAGCACTGTGGATGAATCGATGCTTACCGGAGAGCCGATTCCTGTGGAGAAAAAAACGGGAGACAAGGTTACCGGAGGCACTACAAATGGAACGGGGAGTTTCCTGATGCGCGCCGAACGAGTCGGAAGGGACACGATGCTTGCGCAAATCGTTCGCATGGTGAGTGAAGCCCAACGCAGCAAGGCTCCTATCCAGAGACTCGCAGATGTTGTATCCGGATACTTCGTACCCACAGTTGTGTTCATCGCAATCGTTACGTTCGTTGCGTGGTGGTTGACCGGTCCGGAGCCTAGAATCGTTTACGCCATTGTGAATGCCGTTGCTGTTTTGATCATCGCCTGTCCGTGCGCGCTTGGACTTGCAACACCCATGTCCATCATGG
Proteins encoded in this region:
- the cadA gene encoding cadmium-translocating P-type ATPase, coding for EIIRDRPGACPICGMALEPVVVTLEEETNPELLDMTKRFWYSLFLTLPVFLIGMSEMLPGRPLHAAVSPGLLTLLQLILTTPVVLWGGFPFFVRGWQSIVHRSPNMFTLIAMGTATAYLYSLFATLFPDLIPHSLQDHSGQAPVYFEAAAVITTLVLLGQVLELRARSKTTGAIKALLGLAPKTARILSTDGKEEDVLLEHIQKGDVLRVRPGEHIPVDGVVLQGSSTVDESMLTGEPIPVEKKTGDKVTGGTTNGTGSFLMRAERVGRDTMLAQIVRMVSEAQRSKAPIQRLADVVSGYFVPTVVFIAIVTFVAWWLTGPEPRIVYAIVNAVAVLIIACPCALGLATPMSIMVGTGKGAASGILIKDAEALETLEKVDTLVVDKTGTLTEGKPVVASVHTTQGRTPEELLAYAASLEKRSEHPLAQAILSAARAKNLDTPETQDFHYSPGKGVSGIIVGKKVMLGNDLFLQESKIQIDSFTDVSDKWRKAGSTVVYIAIEGEAAGLIQIRDPIKKSTPEAVQTLHREGIRIVMVTGDHTISARTVAEELQIDELHAEVLPQDKARIVKELQKSQNLVAMAGDGINDAPALAAADVGIAMGTGTDVAVESASITLVKGDLRGIARAKKLSSATMRNIRQNLLFAFLYNALGVPIAAGVLYPFFGLLLNPMIASAAMTFSSVSVIANALRLRRIEL